CCGGTTGGAAACTACAAGGCCTGTCGCAAGCACAATTACGTGAAGCTATCCTCAAGGAACGGGCCCTGGAGCTTTGTTATGAAGGACACCGGAAATTTGACTTATTCCGTACCCATAACCTGGTCAAAGCAATACAGGGAGTTACTCATCTGAATGACATCGAATATCTTTTCTCTGAATCTTACTATCCGAAAGAAGCAGCGAAAAATGTAAAGGATTATCACGAACTGTTCGGTGTTCCTACAAATGAAATAACACTAAACAGCAACCTTCTTCCCCAGAATGAAGGTTATTAACCCCAATATTTTATGTTCAAGAAACTGATCACAGGCATATCGCTGATAGCCTTTTGCTCAAACATAGTAGCCCAAAGCCCCGAACAGGGGCTGGTCTACTATCAGTCTTTCGATGATCCGCAGCCGGAAGCCATCCGGATGGCAGAAATTGCAACCCGCGATTCATCCTCCCTTTTCCTGGTGCATACCTCTTCCTATAGTGAAGGATTAAAAGGGAAAGCCCTCGACCTGACAGATGAGATAGCTTATCGTATTCCCCTTTCCCTGACCGCTAAAGAACGTCCGTCTTTTGCAGCAGACCGTTCGTTCACCCTGCAAGTCTGGGTAAAAACGAAACCCGGCGCCCCATTAGGTACGCCAATCATGACGAATGCAACGACTGCCGACCCGACGGGCTGGTGTATCGGAACGCAGGAAAACGGAGCTTGGTATCTGAGCCTGAACGACGGAAAGAACAGTTACAGCTATCAGCCGACAGCCGGACGGCAGGCCATAAACGACGGGAAATGGCATCAATTGACAGTATCCGTAGATAAGAAAAAGGGAGAAGTATGGATGTATCTGGATGGACGCAATGTTGCTATTTATCAGACAGAAGGACTCCAGTCGCTCGAAAGTAAATTCCGCACGATCGTAGGAGGGAGTGATGAGGAACAGGATTGGGAGTGCCGGGGCGAATGGATGGCCTTCAACGGAAAAATAGACGAAGTGAAGATGTGGGATCGTCCGATCAGCAGCCAGGAGGTACGGGAAAGTTACGGACAGTTCTTCCCATTATCTCCCTTGTATCCGTCTTACAAGCCCGACAAACTAAAAGTACAGGTATGGAATATATGGCATGGCGGAAGGCGCTTCGGCAAGCAGGTCGGCGTAAACCGTGTCATAGACGTCCTGAAAAAAGAGAATGCGGATGTGATCGGATTGATCGAAACGTACGGTTCCGGTGCTATCATTGCAGACTCCCTCGGGTATTATTTCTACTTGATCAGTTCCAATCTCAGCATTATGAGCCGTTACCCGATAGACGAAACGATTCAACTGTTCCGTTCATTCAATTCGGGAGGAGCATTTATCCGCTTGAATGAGGAACAGCAAATCGCCTTCTACGACATCTGGCTTCATTACCTACCCGACGTTGCCGATCTGAATAAAGGAAAAGAGGCGATAAAGAAATACGAAGAGGATGAAGCGCAGACCCGCCTGCCGGAAATCAGAGAGATACTGAAACAAATGGCACCTCATACCGCACAGTCGGCAGAAACACCGGTCATACTGGTCGGAGATTTCAACTGTGACTCTCATCTGGATTGGAACGAGCAGACCCGGCCGGCCCATCAGGGTGCGTTTGCCAAACTGGAAGTATCGAAACAGGTCATCGATAAAGGTTTCACCGATAGCTTTCGTCATCTTTATCCGGATGTCCTGTTAAACCAGGGAGCAACCTGGTCGCCGCTCATCAATCTGGGAGCTAAAAAACTGAGTTGCCTTCCCCAGCGGATCGACTATATCTATTACAAAGGGGAGAAACTAATACCCTATCGTTCGGAAGCCCTGAGCCATCATCCTGTAGGGTGGCCCTCCGATCATGGAAGCGTAGTGACGTCATTCTACTTTAAATAAAAGGCAGACTGCTAATATTGTATATCACTACTGTCTTCTTTTCATATCACAGTCAGATTCCGTTTGTTTTACAGATGGATTTCTTTTGTATCACAACTGTGATATGAATAGAAGATCAAGAGAAAATGACTCTATTCCGGAACAAAATCACTGTATGCCCCAAACAACCCGCTAGATCCCCCCAATTATTTTACTTTACGGCCTTGTTCTTCTGAATAAATGCAGTAGGGATCATTCCGAACTCATTCTTGAAGATACGAGTGAAATATGACTGGCTCTCGATACCAATCCGCTCCATCGTTTCACGGATAGACAGATTTTCCTCTATCAACAATCTAGCAGCCTTTCGCAGACGGTAACTTCTGATGAACTCGACAATTGATTTATCCGTCAGCGATTTGACTTTCGCATAGAGTTTACTCCGGCTCATCGACAACTCGGAGGCAATGTAGCTGACATCCATGTCCGGCTGGTCGATACGACTCTCAATAATTTCGATCAGACGACTGATAAATTTATTATCCTGCTGGTTTGCTGCCAGTTCCCGACTGTCAACGAAATAGTTCCGAACATAGTGTTCTTTCAGGTTTTGCTGTTGCCTGAATATATTCTGCACAGTCAATTTCAGAAGTCCGAAATCAACCGGCTTTTCAAAATAAGCATCCGCACCGGAGTCCACCCCTTCCATCTGATTCTCCAATCCACCTCTGGCTGTCAGCATAATAAATGGTATATGGGAAAAGTTCATGTTTTCCTTTATCTCCCTGCATAAAGTTATTCCGCTTTTTACCGGCATCATAATATCACTGACGATAAGGTCGATTTCCATTTCTTCCACTATATCGGATGCTTCCACCCCATTCCCGGCCTCGACAATCTCAAAAGAAGAGCGAAGATGCATCGCCATCAAACCACGCAAATCCTCATTATCTTCCACCAAAAGGATTCGTTTCCTGTCTCTCAACAAGAAGAATTCCTGTTTATCTGATTCCTGTTTATCAAACAGGAGTTCCGGTTCGATAAAATATGACATTGTCATATTTTTCGCTGATGCTTCATTTTCCAACAATTCCACAGCATCATACATTTCTTTATCCAGAGGAAACTGCACAAGCATTTCCGTACCTTTGTTGCGTTCACTATAAATCGAAATAGCTCCTTTATGAAGCAATACCAGACTTTTTACCAACGCAAGCCCGATTCCGGAACCGATGTGAGCCTCCGTATCATCCGAATCAACTTTATAGAAACGTTCAAACACTTGGGCTATAGATTCGGCTGAGATACCGACACCTGTATCCTTGACCAAAATACTGAAAGTCCGGACCAACTCCGGATTAGATTGTATTTTATAGCTGTTTTTAAAACCGGACCGAAAAGGTTCCTTATCCAACCGGGTCTCGACTACAATATGCCCTCTATTGCCTGTGTATTTGAATGCATTGTTCAATAAGTTCATAATTACTTTCTCCATGACCTGTTCATCGAAGTAAATAGGCACTGATAAAGCCGGATCACACTGAATCGTGTAGTCGATCTCCTTTTGTAAAGCATACTCCTGAAAATCAGAAGCGACCTCCTGAACAAAACGGTTAATATTAGATGAATGTACCTTCAGCTTCATTTTCCCATTCTCCACTGTCCTAAAATCCATCAGCTCATTAACCAGATTCAGCAGGCGGCGGGCATTACTATTCAACAATCGGATATAATGATTGTTCCCATACTGTTGCTGCATATGCTCGACAGAAGCCATGATAAGAGACAGCGGAGTTCGGAAATCATGGGAAATATTTGTAAAGAAGCGCAGTTGAGCCTGATGGTTCTCTTCCTTCTTCTCCATTTCCAAAGAATCCATATAAAGCTCTAGTTTCAGTTTTTTCTGATGGTTGTAATAATACAAAACAGTTCCTCCTAAAGTAAAAAACAGGAAACCATAAATCATATACGCCCACCAGCTAAACCAGGGAGCCGGTAACCTTCTGATCCGGATCGTTGTTAGAACATCATTCCATACGCCATCATTATTGGATGCCATCACTTCAAATGTATAAGTACCCGAAGGAACTTTGGCATAAGACACGATCCGGCTTGTGGCATCGATCTCTATCCAACGCTGATCGTATCCCACCAACCTGTATTTAAACCGGTTCTTCTCCGGTATCAGGTAATTATCAGAAGACAACTTAAAACCAAAATTTATCTGGTTATAATCCAAAATGATCTCTTTGGTAGTAGAAATCGACTGGTGCAACGGAGAACCAGTCGAATCGGGTTTTACAATCTCATTATCTATATAGAAATCTGTAATAATAGCAGTCGGTTTAAATTCACTGAGCAACACTTCCTTCGGATTGATAATTGTAAAACCGTTGGTCCCTCCAAAATACAATTCACCATTTTTCCCTTTCATACAGGCTTTCGGATAAAATACGATTCCCTGTATCCCGTCTTTCTTATCAAAACGGAAAAAGGTATTTTTTTCTATATTATATTTAAACAGACCGTTATCCGTGCCCATCCAGAGATCGTTATCATCATCCGCACAAAGACTATAAATTGTGGATACGTCATAGCGCAAAATATCATTGACGGAATAAAACCGGTTATTCTTCACATCGTATTTAACCAACCCACTCCCAACCGTTCCAATCCACACATTCCCCGTTTCATCCAGACATAACGCCTGTGCCCTGAGACTGTAAGTCGAATCCGAAGCAATCTTCCTGTACTCCTTAGACCTAACATTCATATAATAGAGTTCCTCGTTATTGACCACCCATAAATCATCTTCTCTTCCCCGGCAAAGATCCGAGATGGAACTATTGTTGTTATCTCTTTTCGACAGATAATGAGTAAAACGATCTGTTGCAAACGAATAGAAAGAAATACCTGCCGACTGATAGCTGATCCATAAACCGGAATCCGCTTCCAGTATCACCTTTCTCAAATCGTTGGTTAGCATTCTGTTGTCTGAACGATAATCTTTATTGAATCGCTTAAAGGCCGATGTTTTGTAAGAAAAACAATCTAATCCTCCCCGATACATGGCAACCCATAGATTCTGAGACTGGTCGATAACCAGCGATTTAACATTATCGTAGGTTAAACTGTTTTGTAACGGATTATGGGTATAATACCTGAACTCCCCCGTTTTCTTATTCATCCGGTTGACACCACCACCTTCCGTGGCGATCCACAGAAATTCATCATCTTCTGCAAAACCACTTACCACTTTATGGTTCAAACCGTTTTCACGGGGAGTAAACGTGCGGAACCGGGATGTCTCCTGAAAATTAAGATAACACACCCCCCCCGAGTAAGTACCTATCCAGACATTTTTCTGGGCATCTTCTTCTATCGTCCATACCGAGTTACTGGGCAAAGAAAAAATATCTGATTTTGAATTTGTGAAATGGGAATATTCCTCCGTTTCCGGATTCATGATATATAATCCTCTCTGAGTACCAACCCAGACATAACCGTTTTTATCGACATATAAAGTTTTCGACGGAACATATTCGTTATTTTGCGTACAAAAAAAACTGTAGTGGTTAATAATGGACAAAGTCTGATAATTCAACTTATACAGTCCATAGCTTTCGGTCAACACCCATAACTCATTCCCATGTTTTTTTATCTCGATAATTGCCTGGTTATCCGAAAGCACACAAATTTGTTCAAAAAACATTTTGTCATAGTCAAACCGATATATCTCACCTTGGGAAGTTCCGGTTATAAGTTCATCCTCATCAGCACACAGAGTCACGGCATCATACAACAAACCTTTTTCTGACTCCATTCCGAAAAAGGTCTTTTTCTCCACATCGAAAATGCCTAAACTGGCACTTATCAGCCAGAGATTCCCCCGAGAATCCGTTTTAATGTTCATCGTATTCGGCTTGAACATTCTTTTAAAAGAGTCGGTAATCTTATCGTAAACGAAAAGCCCTTTATTAGTTGAAACGAACAAATGTCCGCGGGCATCCAGTTCCACATTCCGAAAGTACCATTTATCCGAAGTATCCAGCATTCTGAAATAAGAATAATACCTTCTAAACTGGTAACCGTCAAAACGGAAAAGATCGTTCTCCATGACGATCCAGATAAAGCCGTCGTTGTCCTGCTGAATAGACTTTACCCCATCATAATAAAAGCCACCCTCAGGCGACAAGGTGTGGAATTTGTAATTTTTTATATTCCCCGCCAAAACTGGTAAACTGAAAGATAGGCAAATAAATAATATCAGCTTGTATAAAATATGATTTTTTCTGAGTCTAAACATCGTAATTCCTCATTTTGTATAGAAATAAAACTCCCCCAAATATAGGATATTCAGGGGAGAGTTCTTTATTCAACTTCGAAAAATATACGGATGTAGCCCTTTTTTGACTTTTCATTCAGACGGATTCCGATACGGGAAAACTCAGGACCGTTTTCTTGTATTTTTTCTGGGATAATAGTATATCCCTTCGGAGATGATACTTCTATTTTTACATTGGCTGTATGTTGCTTGCCTGACAGTTTTATTGTATTGTCTCCCTTTTCCTTCCAGTCGGCCAATGTCGTAACAGCAGACTCAAAAGAGCCGGCCTGATCCAGTTCGAAACGATCTTCTATCAGCAAACTACCTTTTCCGCTACGGTCAAACACAAATTTACGAGTATATGATTTCAGATTCGAACAATCGTAAGCACTCGTTAAGTCCAAAACATATTCATCACGGGCAGCTGTAAAATCCGTTCCTATGATTTTTGCCCGGTATTCTTTTCCGACTCCCTGTAACGCCTGGTCTATCACAGCGACAGGATGACCGAAAGAGGAAATCGACTTGAATGTATACCGTTTATCCGTCCACATTGCACCGGCATAGTGATAAGGACCTCCCAGATCGCCCGCCAGTGTTTCATTCCCTATGACAAGAGAATAACTTCCCACATCATTATGATTGTGATGTTCGGCATTATTTCCGCCCTTCAAGGCAACTCCCATGGAATGTGTCGTTGGATTTTCAGGACGACAAATCAACACTCCGGCTTTGTCAAAGAACATTCTGACCGGTTGTTTTCCCTCTGTCTTTGCTACACTTTCAGCATGGCAGGATGTCTGCAAGGCCGTATTCTGAAAAAATAACATCGCAGTAAAGACCGAAGGCTGGAGTTCTCGAGTGTCGATCTGATCATAAGCAGACAACCCTAATCCCAGATTATGGTTACAATACCATAAAATCTGTGGAGAAACAGCCGTTCCGATCCGGCAGTCGGCAAAAGCCGGATAAACCCCGTTGATAATTTCGAAATTGATGCCATACATCGCTATCTTTTTCATCTTCTCACTCTTGAATAAGTCTATAGCGCCTTTGGTGCGCTGATACAACTGTTCCCGTAAAATGATGTAATGTTGGAATCCATAATTAAAATATCCCAGCCCTTCCGTACAATATCCGTCATCCGTATATCCCAGCACACTGTTCTGTGAATAATATTCGGCAGCGGCAACAAACAAGGCTCGTTCCTTTCTGTCTTTTATAACCCCGACAGCAGCACTGGTAACACCTGCCAGACAAACGGCATTCCAGTTATTCGTATTATTGAACCAGTTAAAAGTATATCCTTTCCCCGTTTGTAAAGCATCTTTAACCGGATTAAAAGCACGGGCATACATGGAGTCTATCACAGCCACCCTGACCGGTTCACTGATCTTATCATCCAGGAAATAAAGAGTCTCTGCCAACTCATGGACAAAAGCTGCCGCTGCCAGATCCACTTCATGTTTCTTTCCATAAAATACGTTCAGATACGTATCGTGTGCCGGAAGTACCCAGGAACGATGGGAGATCAGCTCTTTCAAGGTCGATTCTATTTTAGGGACAAAACGTCCTTCATTCTCCATACATTCAGCCCAAACCAATGGTGCCAGACGTGATTTTCGGGCATTCAGCATTTTCTCGCCGGGAGGCCTGACACCATTCTTTGAAAATTCCAGGTAGAGCTCATCATCCCAAGCTGGCATTTCCGTATTCAAGACCTCCTCTGCCTTTTTCAAGACAGAAGGATAGTCAATTTTATCTTTGATCTTTTCCCACTCCGCACGGTTGTGATAGGATACGCCAAAACCAGCCGGCTCCTCCTCTAGGTAACCGGCAATTTCATTGATTCGAAACCGGTTATTCTCTTCAAAAGGAATACTTTTCGGTACTTGTGCTAGCAAAGCAAAAGGCAACAGACAAAAGGTTAAAAGGTATTTTTCCATGGTATACTGTATTTAAAGATTTCAAAACAACTGTATTCCAGAGTTTTTCACGTTCGGTATATTTTCTCCGGGTATCAGGCAAACATCTACCCACTGCCGGGTATTTGCCGGAACTTCAAATTCGAATCCAACAAAGATAGTTCCTTTATTGGAAGCATCATACTCATGACGAGATTCCGTACTCCAGGTTCTGCCCTTTATCGCAACCGTCCCTTCAGCTTTTATTGTCAACTTCTTTCCATCCATGACAAGCACAATGGTATGGTCATCTATGATCTGCGGGGTAGCTGCAGTCAGCAGATTCCACCGGATCGAAGCCGCCTTGTCATCCGTCCGGATTTCATCACGGATCAGGACATATTCGTTATTAATAATTCCGACACCTCTTTTCAAGCTACTGACTTCTGTTCGATATAAAGACGTAAGATCCATTGAAACAGACATCTGCCCGTCCTTTTCTGTAATATTTTCTACCGGAGCATACCCTGCTATGATCTGTTTCTTTCCATTTACAGTCAATGTATTATGAGCCATATTGTTATAACGAAACACATCCCAGCGGGGAGATTCCTGCGTCATATTCCACAGGTCAATACCTTTCGATTCCAGCGAATGATAATCTTGTGCCCCGAAATCCATAGCCCATCGAATACCATCCGATTCCATCACAAAAGAACCTATATCCATATGTCCGTGACTTTCCTTCGGAGTTCCCCCTTTCACCCCCAGGTAAATAGCGTTATCCGATTCCCAGGAAGTCCGCATAATGGCAAGAGCACTTTTTCCTTGCCCCGTATACATCCGTTCAACAGGAGTCGTAATGTCTTTAAACAAAATATCCTTACTCCATATAAGTAACATGGGGAGATAACGGTCTTTAGTTAGACTGGGATCTTTTCTGACTTCAAGCGCTTTTAATTTATCCAGTTCTCTCCAGATAAGTGAAGGAGTATTCGTCTTTCCGGCAAACCAATACATAACCGGATTCACTACAGTGGAACTCCCGTTATCGGCAAAGTTAAAACATTGTAGGCTGGCATGCCTGGATTCTGTAACACGTTCTAGCGATTTTGTGACAGCGAGTCCATTCACTGCCCTGGCTGTACCTTCCATATGTTGCATAAAAGAGGCTGTATTCAAAAATCCGGGAGCCTCGCAAAGGCCAAAATCCTTTTTCCAAATAGTTTCCAGCAGATCAATGAACAACACATTATAAGTCGTCCCATAAATCCAATAACCATATCCTTCAGGATAAGCCCCATTATTTACATAGACGGTCATCGGTTGGCGTATCGACTCCAAAGCACGATTTATCAAAGCGGCAGATTCCTCCGGTTGTTGTTCATACAAAGCCAGTGCTCCAAAAGTAATGCCTCCGTTACAAACCTGGTTCCAATTGTTATTACCACCCAGCCAGCCGTTATATTGTTTTTCTAACGATGGCTTCAACCCTTTCTCCTTGATTGCTGCGGCAATCTGTTTTCTCGATTTTTCAGACAACCGGGGATATAGCCAGTCATATCCGATCGACACAGCAGAAGTCATCTCCGCCACATCCAAAAAATGACTAGGATTCCAGTCCGACAAATCAGCCATTGCCAGCAACTCTTTTTCCGCCCGCAGAAAATAGGTATCCTCCTGCGTCAAACGAAAAGCATACGACAAGTAAAAAATCCTCCGGATAGCTTCACGCGAAGTATGCAAGATTCTGCGCCCTTTCTGGTTACGGGCAAGGACCGGTAGCGAAAGCATCCGGTCGCATTCCTCTATAATCTCGTTGTGCAAGGTTTGCAACAGAGGCTCAGAAGATATCTTATCCTTCAACAGCGTTTCTTCTCCTTTAGTTAAAAGAAGACGAGGGTGCTCCGGGACAACCTCATGTGAAGAGATCCCGGATAATGACTGTGCATGCAAGACTATCGGCAAAAGCAAGGCAATCAATAAGATATACTGTTTCATTTTTTCTCTATTTGGGTAACTGAATAAAAAGAAAGTGTACCGGGCTCGTAGGATAGTCGGTACACTTTCCATAAATTTATTATTTCAACTTATACTCCGGATAAGCGTCAACCACATGCATAATGCCATTGGTCGGCTGCAAATTGGAAGTCACTACCGAAACAACCTTTCCCGAATTTACCACGTCATTGATCCGGACTTCAAACTTATTTTGTGCATCATTATTCTGAGGTCTCAAACTCAGATACATGATTGCATCCGGATTCATAGTTTCAACTTTCACCGGCGTAGTCGTCAGATCTAAAGAATGATAACGTCCCTTTACAATATATGAATTCAGTAACGTCTTAATATCTTCTACTTTCATTGCCTGCAAACCGGAATAACGATTATCCTTTAGATAACTGGTGAACGCTACGTCATTCAGAATAATAAAAGTACGGTCGTCGATCTCATATTCCTGCTGGTAACCGGCCAGTGTAATTGCGTCATACAGCAAAGACATATCCATATTTTTACGGCTTTCAATAAAAGCATAGGCCGACATATCCATTGTCAGTTCAACCGGACTGTATTCATATTCAAAATCCTTTTGCAGATCAAGTCCGAACAGGTTGCATGAACTGAATATTGAAGCCATGAAACAACCTGCAATTAGTTGGAATAGTATTTTTTTCATATCTGTATCTTTTTAATAATTACCATTTTGAACCAAATTCGCATTTTCCAGAATATTATTATAATATACCGGCCAGTAAAGCTGCCATTCATCTGTAAAGCGGGGGCATACGTCACCTGTTTGCGCTTCAATGTAATTTTCAAAATAATCGTTCATCACTTTCATCGCCCGGCCTGTACGGATCAGGTCAAACCAACGGCGTCCCTCACCCAACAGTTCCAGCTGCCTTTCCTGAAGGATAGCATCCTCCATAGCCAGAGTCCGGTCCGAAGCATTTGTAAAATCGTCCATCGTCTTCAGTGACAGTCCCGCCCGCTCGCGGATCATATTCAGTAATTCCAGTGCTTCTTCCTGTCTCTGCTGCTTATTCAGCGCTTCCGCTCTCAGCAATAGAATATCAGCATAACGGTAAAAAGGAACATACTTTTCATTTGCTTCAATCACACGTTCACCCGGTTGCCATTTCCAGATGGATGCATCGCCATTCGGGCTGGATATGTGGTTGGATGCATAGACAATCGTAGTATCGATCGTCTGATAACGGCGAAGGTCCATACGATATTCCTCCGTATTCCACAAGTTCTTCACTCCTTCCGAAGGTATCATCTGCGGAGCAGCTGTCCGGCACATCATATAGATAATCCAGTTCTGTTTATTATTCTGGTAAGACCATTTCATTGTCCAGATGTTTTCGCTGGTAGTACCGTCTGCACAAACCTGGGCAAATTCAGTCCCTTTGAGAAGCGAATAGCGTTTCAAATCCATCAGTTTCCCGGAGTAAAGAATTGCTTTGTCATAGTCACGCATCCACATGGCGTAATCGGTATAAAGGGCATACAAGGCACCGGGATTGAAACGGAACACATCATTCTGGCCTTCGTCCACTAATTTCACAGCTTCTTCCAGGTCTTTTCCCACCAGGTCCAACACCTGCGACTGAGGAGACTGAGTCGGTTTTTCAACATCAGCCAAAGATAAAGTCGGTTTTTCTACCAACGGGACATTTCCCCATATTCTCGCCAGATTGAAATAACAGAAAGCACGTAAGAAATAAGCCTCAGCCAGATAATTATCTTTCTTAATCGCAGTCA
This is a stretch of genomic DNA from Parabacteroides chongii. It encodes these proteins:
- a CDS encoding heparinase II/III domain-containing protein encodes the protein MKQYILLIALLLPIVLHAQSLSGISSHEVVPEHPRLLLTKGEETLLKDKISSEPLLQTLHNEIIEECDRMLSLPVLARNQKGRRILHTSREAIRRIFYLSYAFRLTQEDTYFLRAEKELLAMADLSDWNPSHFLDVAEMTSAVSIGYDWLYPRLSEKSRKQIAAAIKEKGLKPSLEKQYNGWLGGNNNWNQVCNGGITFGALALYEQQPEESAALINRALESIRQPMTVYVNNGAYPEGYGYWIYGTTYNVLFIDLLETIWKKDFGLCEAPGFLNTASFMQHMEGTARAVNGLAVTKSLERVTESRHASLQCFNFADNGSSTVVNPVMYWFAGKTNTPSLIWRELDKLKALEVRKDPSLTKDRYLPMLLIWSKDILFKDITTPVERMYTGQGKSALAIMRTSWESDNAIYLGVKGGTPKESHGHMDIGSFVMESDGIRWAMDFGAQDYHSLESKGIDLWNMTQESPRWDVFRYNNMAHNTLTVNGKKQIIAGYAPVENITEKDGQMSVSMDLTSLYRTEVSSLKRGVGIINNEYVLIRDEIRTDDKAASIRWNLLTAATPQIIDDHTIVLVMDGKKLTIKAEGTVAIKGRTWSTESRHEYDASNKGTIFVGFEFEVPANTRQWVDVCLIPGENIPNVKNSGIQLF
- a CDS encoding fasciclin domain-containing protein; translation: MKKILFQLIAGCFMASIFSSCNLFGLDLQKDFEYEYSPVELTMDMSAYAFIESRKNMDMSLLYDAITLAGYQQEYEIDDRTFIILNDVAFTSYLKDNRYSGLQAMKVEDIKTLLNSYIVKGRYHSLDLTTTPVKVETMNPDAIMYLSLRPQNNDAQNKFEVRINDVVNSGKVVSVVTSNLQPTNGIMHVVDAYPEYKLK
- a CDS encoding LamG-like jellyroll fold domain-containing protein, producing the protein MFKKLITGISLIAFCSNIVAQSPEQGLVYYQSFDDPQPEAIRMAEIATRDSSSLFLVHTSSYSEGLKGKALDLTDEIAYRIPLSLTAKERPSFAADRSFTLQVWVKTKPGAPLGTPIMTNATTADPTGWCIGTQENGAWYLSLNDGKNSYSYQPTAGRQAINDGKWHQLTVSVDKKKGEVWMYLDGRNVAIYQTEGLQSLESKFRTIVGGSDEEQDWECRGEWMAFNGKIDEVKMWDRPISSQEVRESYGQFFPLSPLYPSYKPDKLKVQVWNIWHGGRRFGKQVGVNRVIDVLKKENADVIGLIETYGSGAIIADSLGYYFYLISSNLSIMSRYPIDETIQLFRSFNSGGAFIRLNEEQQIAFYDIWLHYLPDVADLNKGKEAIKKYEEDEAQTRLPEIREILKQMAPHTAQSAETPVILVGDFNCDSHLDWNEQTRPAHQGAFAKLEVSKQVIDKGFTDSFRHLYPDVLLNQGATWSPLINLGAKKLSCLPQRIDYIYYKGEKLIPYRSEALSHHPVGWPSDHGSVVTSFYFK
- a CDS encoding heparinase II/III family protein; the protein is MEKYLLTFCLLPFALLAQVPKSIPFEENNRFRINEIAGYLEEEPAGFGVSYHNRAEWEKIKDKIDYPSVLKKAEEVLNTEMPAWDDELYLEFSKNGVRPPGEKMLNARKSRLAPLVWAECMENEGRFVPKIESTLKELISHRSWVLPAHDTYLNVFYGKKHEVDLAAAAFVHELAETLYFLDDKISEPVRVAVIDSMYARAFNPVKDALQTGKGYTFNWFNNTNNWNAVCLAGVTSAAVGVIKDRKERALFVAAAEYYSQNSVLGYTDDGYCTEGLGYFNYGFQHYIILREQLYQRTKGAIDLFKSEKMKKIAMYGINFEIINGVYPAFADCRIGTAVSPQILWYCNHNLGLGLSAYDQIDTRELQPSVFTAMLFFQNTALQTSCHAESVAKTEGKQPVRMFFDKAGVLICRPENPTTHSMGVALKGGNNAEHHNHNDVGSYSLVIGNETLAGDLGGPYHYAGAMWTDKRYTFKSISSFGHPVAVIDQALQGVGKEYRAKIIGTDFTAARDEYVLDLTSAYDCSNLKSYTRKFVFDRSGKGSLLIEDRFELDQAGSFESAVTTLADWKEKGDNTIKLSGKQHTANVKIEVSSPKGYTIIPEKIQENGPEFSRIGIRLNEKSKKGYIRIFFEVE
- a CDS encoding hybrid sensor histidine kinase/response regulator transcription factor, producing MSPEGGFYYDGVKSIQQDNDGFIWIVMENDLFRFDGYQFRRYYSYFRMLDTSDKWYFRNVELDARGHLFVSTNKGLFVYDKITDSFKRMFKPNTMNIKTDSRGNLWLISASLGIFDVEKKTFFGMESEKGLLYDAVTLCADEDELITGTSQGEIYRFDYDKMFFEQICVLSDNQAIIEIKKHGNELWVLTESYGLYKLNYQTLSIINHYSFFCTQNNEYVPSKTLYVDKNGYVWVGTQRGLYIMNPETEEYSHFTNSKSDIFSLPSNSVWTIEEDAQKNVWIGTYSGGVCYLNFQETSRFRTFTPRENGLNHKVVSGFAEDDEFLWIATEGGGVNRMNKKTGEFRYYTHNPLQNSLTYDNVKSLVIDQSQNLWVAMYRGGLDCFSYKTSAFKRFNKDYRSDNRMLTNDLRKVILEADSGLWISYQSAGISFYSFATDRFTHYLSKRDNNNSSISDLCRGREDDLWVVNNEELYYMNVRSKEYRKIASDSTYSLRAQALCLDETGNVWIGTVGSGLVKYDVKNNRFYSVNDILRYDVSTIYSLCADDDNDLWMGTDNGLFKYNIEKNTFFRFDKKDGIQGIVFYPKACMKGKNGELYFGGTNGFTIINPKEVLLSEFKPTAIITDFYIDNEIVKPDSTGSPLHQSISTTKEIILDYNQINFGFKLSSDNYLIPEKNRFKYRLVGYDQRWIEIDATSRIVSYAKVPSGTYTFEVMASNNDGVWNDVLTTIRIRRLPAPWFSWWAYMIYGFLFFTLGGTVLYYYNHQKKLKLELYMDSLEMEKKEENHQAQLRFFTNISHDFRTPLSLIMASVEHMQQQYGNNHYIRLLNSNARRLLNLVNELMDFRTVENGKMKLKVHSSNINRFVQEVASDFQEYALQKEIDYTIQCDPALSVPIYFDEQVMEKVIMNLLNNAFKYTGNRGHIVVETRLDKEPFRSGFKNSYKIQSNPELVRTFSILVKDTGVGISAESIAQVFERFYKVDSDDTEAHIGSGIGLALVKSLVLLHKGAISIYSERNKGTEMLVQFPLDKEMYDAVELLENEASAKNMTMSYFIEPELLFDKQESDKQEFFLLRDRKRILLVEDNEDLRGLMAMHLRSSFEIVEAGNGVEASDIVEEMEIDLIVSDIMMPVKSGITLCREIKENMNFSHIPFIMLTARGGLENQMEGVDSGADAYFEKPVDFGLLKLTVQNIFRQQQNLKEHYVRNYFVDSRELAANQQDNKFISRLIEIIESRIDQPDMDVSYIASELSMSRSKLYAKVKSLTDKSIVEFIRSYRLRKAARLLIEENLSIRETMERIGIESQSYFTRIFKNEFGMIPTAFIQKNKAVK